GGGTGGGGAAACGAATTAACCTGGCTTACACCCGGGCGATGGTCACCGCCGCCCTAAACGGAGAACTGGAAAAGGCCGCCTTTACCCCTCATCCCATCTTCGGACTTCTCGTCCCCGATCATTGCCCGGGAGTTCCTTCGGAAATCCTTGATCCGGCCAGAACATGGGCAGATAAAGGGGCTTACGAGGCGAAGGCAAAGGAATTATCCAAACGCTTTGACGAAAACTTCGCCCGCCTGCAAAAAGCGGACCCCTTTATCGCCGGTCTTTCGAAGAATTGGTAAGAAAAACGGATAGAAGTGTAAGAAAACGCCATCCGCCCAAAATGGGTTGGGATGGCGTTTTTCTCCTGCCGAGAGGGGAAAATCCGAGATGGTCTGCTCTTCATCACTCGATAAGGAGGTAAAACAGGTACATCACCAAGAAACCGGGTAAAGCGTATAGAGCCAAGATCAGGTAAGAATAGAGCAGATGGGTCACGAGGGGAAAAAGATCTACCTGGATCAAAGCCTTCCAATAATCAAAAGAGCCGAAGGCATCCGGTTTCATGAAGAGAAGGGAGATGAGAACCGTAACCTCAAGAAACAAGAGATCAAAGCGGATTCGTCGGAGACTGATCCATTCGGGTTTCAGCATCATTTTTGGGAGAAAGAGGTGAACATAGATCATGAAGGCTACAATCATGCTGAGAAAGAGGATCCAATCCATATTGCTCACTCCAAACGTGCAAAAATGAAGGAGATGGACACGAGGCCCAATCACAGTATGTTCCATGATAGTTTAACCTATAAGTATGTGAAAAAGATGAAGGGTATGTGCTAAAAAGGGAAAAAGAGATGAAAAATTTTAAAAACATATATTCTTTTTTCAAAGGTATATCGGGGGGATGGAGCGAATGGTCTACGATGTATGGTATGATGAGAGAGAAGTTTCCGGCAAGAATGATCCATGAGAAAGGGGAAGGGAAGGCTTGAACACCGAAAGCTACCGTCTTTTTTGTCTCGCCTATGAGGAAGGAAGCTTTTCCCAAGCGGCCCGACTGATGTATCTCTCCCAGCCGTCGGTCACCCGGCATATCCGCCTATTGGAAGAGGAATACGGCACGTTGTTGTTTGAACGGAGCGGTGGAAAACTAAAAGCGACGGAAGCCGGAAGGAGGCTTTATCCTTATGCGAAGGGGATCGTAGATCATTATGACCGTTCGTTAGAGGAAATAAAGGGCTTTGTGAAAAATAAGGAATTACACATCGCTTTGGGAGCCACCTTCACCATCGGAGAATATTGGCTCCCTCCGTTGTTGGGGGAATATCGAAAACGACATCCTGAGGTGAACCTTCGTTTGGAGATCGGGAATACCCCGTTGGTGCTGGAGAAGTTGCGAAATTTTACGATCGATATGGCCCTGATCGAAGGGAAAGTGGAGGAGGATCCCCTTTATCGCTTGGAGAAATTTGCGGAAGATGAATTAATCCTCGTCTGTTCCGCCCATCATCCTTGGGCAGATCTTGGGAAAATATCGATCTCCGATCTTTCTCGGGAACGGTTCATCTTCCGGGAACCTTCCTCCGGAACCCGTATGATCGTTGAAGACGCCCTCTCGAAGGCAGGGGTTTTGGGATACCTGGATCGAGGCATGGAATTGGGAAGCACCCAAGCGATCAAGGGGGCGGTTGAAGCTAATCTGGGGGTAAGCATTTTACCCCGCATGGCGGTGAAAAGGGAACTTGTTTCAGGGACTTTAAAGGAGGTGATCCTCCAAGGGATGGCCATCACGAGAGATCTCTGGTTGGTCCAGATGAAACACCGTTTCCGCTCCGAAGCGTCGGATCACTTTTTCCAGTTCATTCGGGAACGGAAGGTTTGACTGAACAGATTTTCGATCAACGAGAATCTCTATGAAGAGATGTTATCGTAGGAGGGATGGCGCTATACATCAATTGATGCCCGATGAATCAAAGGGAGGTGGCCGCCTCCCCATACGCTTTCTCTATATCCCATCCGGGAATTATAGTTCCTACTTCTCTTTATCCGTGGTATGCTAGAGAGGAAGAAGATAGGATAGAATCAGAGAGATCAGAGATGATCGAAACGGGGATGCAGGATGGAAGCGGGAACGATTTCTTTACTACTCGTCATTGGTTTGATTGCAGGAACTTATGGAACGATTGTGGGGGCAGGAGGTGGATTTATTTTTGTCCCCGCCTTATTGCTTCTATTCCATTATGATCCGCCTGTGGCGGCGGGAACAGGCCTTGTCGTCGTCCTCATCAATGCCCTCTCGGGAATGATCGGATACATTCGTCAGAAACGGGTCGATTACCGATTTGGGGTGATTCTTTCCCTGGCCGCCATTCCAGGAACCTTTCTCGGGGTTTGGTTATCCCGCGCTGTGACAGGCCATGCCTTTTTTCTCACCTTCGCCATCATGCTGATCGGCTTGGGCATTTTCCTGCTGGTGAAAAAAGAACCGAAGAGCAAAGGGGAACAGGTAACGGAGGGAAGTTTCGGGGAAGAGGCGTTCCCGTCCGGTTTGAGGGAGGAAGTGGCTGCGACCCGTTCGGAGGGTACACGGACTTACGATTCTGCCGATGCGGGAGAAGGGGAGATTCCAGCCGACCTTTTCCTTCAGAATCGAGAAAAGCTGCCTTCGGGAACGTCTTGGTGGAAAGGTTCCTTTCGCCGAACGGAGTGGGGGCTTTTGGGAACCGGTTTCATTTTAGGAATCATTTCCAGCTTTTTCGGGATCGGAGGGGGCTGGCTCATGGTTCCCATCCTCATCTATCTCTTCCGCCTTTCTCCCCACGTGGCGACGGCAACCTCCGTCTTCTCCCTGTCGATCTATTCATTGGTCGGTGTCTTAACCCATGGTGTAGAGGGCAACATCGATTGGATGACCGTCCTTTGGGGGGGGATCGGCGTGATTGGAGGTTCCCAGTTTGGGGTTTATCTCTCCCGCAAACTTTCCGGGCGCCTCATCATACAGATGTTGGCGTTACTTCTCGTGTTCATCGGGGCCACCATGATCCGATGATGGGATGGAAACCCTTGAAAAAAATTTCTACTTTCAATGATCCAACTAGGATTAGAAAATGAACACAATAGTTGGAATAATTTAGTGCAATGGCAGCTTGCATTCGTTTTGATGGCGCAACTTAGTATATCCAGTAGACTAACTAACATAAATGTGGTATACTTCGATTGTGGTTCATAAATTCCATTTTTCTATAGGGGGCTTAAACATGGCATACTTCGAAAACGTTTCCAAGATCCAGTATGAAGGTCCAACGTCCAAAAATCCCTTGGCATTCAAATTTTACAATTCCGAAGAAAAGATCGGCGACCGTACAATGGAAGAATGGTTGCGTTTCAGCGTGGCTTACTGGCACACTTTCACTTTCGAAGGGACTGATCCGTTCGGTCATGGGAATATGATCCGCCCCTGGAGCCATCTAAAGGGGATGGATTTGGCAAAGGCACGGGTGGAAGCGGCCTTCGAATTTTTCGAAAAACTGGGCATTCCATTCTTCTGTTTCCATGATGTAGATATTGCGCCGGAAGGAAGCACGCTCCGGGAAACGTATAAAAACTTGGATGAAATCGTCGATATGATTGAAGAATATATGAAAACAAGCAAAACAAGGCTTCTTTGGAACACGGCCAATCTGTTCTCTCATCCGCGTTTTGTACATGGAGCGGCAACATCTTGCAACGCTGAGGTATTCGCTTACTCTGCGGCCAAAGTGAAAAAGGGCTTGGAAATCGCTAAAAGATTAGGTGCCCAAAACTATGTGTTCTGGGGCGGTCGTGAAGGATATGAATCATTGCTGAACACAGATATGGAATTGGAACAGGATAATCTCGCACGGTTCTTCCGTATGGCGGTTGATTACGCGAAAGAAATCGGTTTCGAAGGCCAATTTTTAATCGAACCGAAGCCGAAAGAACCAACAAAGCACCAATATGATTTTGATGTTGCAACCGGTATCGCCTTCTTGAAAAAATATGGTTTGGATCGTTACTTCAAATTTAATATCGAAGCAAACCATGCGACATTGGCCGGACATACATTTGAACATGAATTGCGGGTTGCCCGCATTCATCGAATGCTTGGTTCCGTCGATGCAAACCAGGGGGATCCGTTGCTTGGCTGGGATACGGACGAATTCCCGACCGATCTTTACTCTACAACGTTCGCCATGTATGAAATTATCAAAAATGGCGGTTTAGGTAAAGGCGGTCTAAACTTCGATGCAAAGGTAAGACGAGGATCCTTTGAGCCGGAGGATCTATTCCGTGCACATATTTCCGGAATGGATAGCTTTGCGGTCGGTCTAAAGGTGGCATACAAATTGATTGAAGACCGTGTTTTGGATGATTTTGTAGCGAGCCGTTACAGAAGCTATACCGAGGGGATCGGCAAGGAGATCGTGGAAGGAAAAGCCAATTTCAAAACATTGGAAGCGCATGTCCTTGATCTTAACGAGATCAAAAATGAATCCGGCCGCGTAGAAGAATTAAGGGCATTGATCAATCAATATCTATTGACGGCTTTTGTAAATTAATAAAGGCTTCTTATGTGCCATCAATCAATAGCTGGACTCTGGCCGGGTCCAACTATTTTTCTAATAGGAATACGTGATGAAGAGTTAAAAGGAAGATGAGAGATGAAATATGTGATCGGGGTAGACTTGGGTACAAGTTCCGTCAAAGTGTTGTTGATCGATCAAAAGGGTTCGGTGATCCGGGAAGTATCAAAATCATATCCTTTGATCCAAGAAAAATCGGGGTATAGTGAGCAAGATCCGGAAGAATGGGTTGAAAAGACGACGGAAGCATTAGCGGAGCTCGCATCAAACTTTCAAGGAGACATCTCAGATATCGAAGGGATTAGTTTCTCAGGCCAAATGCATGGGCTTGTCATTTTGGACCAAGAGAGACAATTGCTTAGGAATGCGATTCTATGGAATGATACCCGCACGACGGAACAATGTCGACAAATTGATGAGATCGTGGGGAAAGAGAAACTGTTGGAGATCACAAAAAATGCCGCGTTGGAAGGATTTACATTGCCCAAGATCCTCTGGGTGAAACAATACGAACCGGATATTTTCAATAAAATTCACGTATTCATGTTGCCGAAAGATTATTTACGTTTCCGGATGACCGGCCAAATCCATATGGATTATTCGGACGCAGCGGGTACTTTGTTATTGGATATCGCAAAAAAGGAATGGAGCAAGGATATTTGTGAATGGCTGGGGATCGATCCGTCCATATGCCCGCCACTTGTGGAGTCAAGTGATTTTGTAGGGACGATCACAAAAGAATTTGCCGAAAAGACGGGATTAAGCGAGAAGACTAAAGTATTTGCCGGCGGAGCGGATAATGCATGCGGGGCGATCGGCGCCGGCATTTTGTCCCCCGGTAAAACCCTTTGCAGTATCGGGACCTCCGGTGTCGTTTTATCCTATGAAGAAACAAAAGATCGAGATTTCAAAGGGAAAGTCCATTATTTCAACCACGGCAAAGAGAACGCCTATTATACAATGGGCGTTACTTTGGCCGCGGGTTACAGTCTAAGTTGGTTCAAAGAAATAGTTGCGGATGATGAAAGCTTCAACGATTTTCTTTCCGGAATCGAAGAGGTCCCGGCCGGTTCCAACGGCCTGCTCTTCACCCCCTATATCGTTGGGGAACGGACACCCTATCCGGATGCAAACATCAGGGGCAGTTTCATCGGCATCGATTCCAAACATACAAGAGCCCATTTTGTAAGGGCTGTCATCGAAGGGATTACTTTCTCTCTAAATGAATCGATGGAAATCTTCCGGGAGGCAGGGAAGGAAATCAATATGATCGTATCGATTGGGGGTGGTGCCAAGAATGAGACTTGGTTGCAGATTCAGGCCGATATCTTCAACGCCAAAATTGTAAAACTATCCAGCGAACAAGGTCCGGGTATGGGAGCAGCCATGCTTGCGGCATATGGATGCGGCTGGTTTGACAGTCTCGATGCATGCGCGGAAGAATTTCTAGATGTGGTCAAAGTATATGAACCGATTCCTGAAAATGTAGCTGTATATCGTGAATTATTTGCGATTTATCGGGAGGTTTATAAAAACACGAAGAGATTAAGTGAAAAATTGGGACCCTTTAGAGCCTAGTGATCTAGTGAATCAATTTTATAAAAGATCGAGGTGTTTTCCATGGTAAAGATTAAAAATCCGATATTGGCCGGATTTAACCCGGACCCTTCCATTTGCCGGGCAGGGGAAGATTATTACATCGCCGTCTCAACATTCGAGTGGTTTCCTGGTGTTGGGATCTATCATTCAAAGGATTTAAAAAATTGGCGTTTGGTCAGCAGGCCTCTCAATCGTTTGAGCCAATTGAATATGCTTGGAAATCCTGATTCAGGCGGTATTTGGGCTCCCGATCTGTCATATCATGACGGGAAATTTTGGCTGATCTATACCGACATCAAAGTGACGGAAGGTCAATGGAAAGATGGGCATAATTATTTAGTCACTTGTGACACGATGGACGGTGAATGGTCCGACCCGATCTACCTGAACAGCAGCGGATTTGATCCGTCCCTTTTCCATGATGAGGACGGAAGGAAATATCTTGTCAATATGGTTTGGGATCACCGTGTGGGTCATCATCATTTTTATGGCATTGTCTTGCAGGAGTATAGTGTGGAAGAGAAAAAACTTGTCGGACCCCAGAAAATCATTTTCAAAGGCACAGATGTAAAACTGACGGAAGGTCCGCATATCTACAAAATCAATGGCTATTATTATTTATTAACCGCCGAGGGAGGGACAAGGTACGAACATCAGGCTACGTTAGCCCGTTCGAAGGATATATGGGGTCCTTATGAGGTGCATCCGGATAATCCGCTCATCACTTCATACCCATATCCAAGAAATCCTTTACAAAAGGCAGGACATGCATCCATCGTTCATACCCATACCGATGAATGGTTTTTGGCCCACTTGACCGGCAGGCCATTGCCGAAGGAAGGTCAACCGTTATTAGATCCTCGCGGCTTCTGCCCATTGGGGAGAGAGACCGCGATTCAAAGGCTGGAATGGAGGGATGGTTGGCCCTATGTGGTTGGAGGGAATCAACCTTCTCTAGAAGTTGAGGGTCCTCATGTAGAAGAGGTTACGTGGGAAAGGGATTACCCTGAGAAAGATGATTTTGATTCCGAGAAATTAAATCTGCATTTCCAAACACTCCGCATTCCTCTGGATAACGGCATCATGTCGTTGACGGATCATCCGGGCCATCTAAGGTTATATGGAAGAGAGTCATTAACATCAAAATTTACCCAAGCTTTTGTAGCGAGACGTTGGCAACATTTCAATTTCACCGCCGAAACAAAAATGGCTTTCCGGCCCGATACCTTTCAGCAATCAGCCGGTCTGGTAAACTATTATAATACGCAGAACTGGACAACCCTGCAGATGACTTGGAATGAAGAAAAGGGAAGAATTTTAGAATTGATGGCTTGTGATCACTTTACCATTGATCAACCATTAAAAGGCAAGGAAATCGTGATTCCTGACGATGTAGAATATGTTTATCTGAGGGTGGAGGTAAAAACAAATACCTATCAGTATTCGTACTCCTTTGACGGGCAGGACTGGATGGAAATCCCGGTCACTTTCTACTCTTATAAATTATCGGATGATTATATCCGGGGCGGAGGATTCTTTACCGGTGCTTTTGTCGGCATGCACTGCCAAGATACATCGGGCCAAAGAAAGTATGCTGATTTTGACTACTTTATTTATCGGGCAAATGAGTAACGACCGCTTCCTTGATGAAAATGGCATTCATATCGATTGGATAGTCGCTGAAGGGAAGAATCCCTTCAGCCGACGATCCGTTTTCTTATCTAGAGCATACTCATAGTTCCGGTATTTTATAGAGTGAGATCGAGTATTTATCCGTTTTTCTTATGACCATTTCAATTCTCTGGTTACCGTTTGCCCAATTTTTTTGAATGGACGATTAAAAAAAGTAGATTTACAGGAAGGTAGCATTCATGGTAGAAAGGCTAAAAAAATGGTATACCTTGCGGAATCAAATCCTGGTTGTTTTTTTAGCTGTCATGATCATTGTTTTAGCGATGGTCAGTTTTATTACATTAAAACAGGTCTCATCGCTTGTAAAAAAGAATGCGGAAAATCAAATTGAACAGACGGCCGTTGAAGCTGGGGGAAGAATTGATTCCCTATTTAAGCAATTGAATACGGCAACAAAAATTATTCTTACAAATCAGAGCATTCAGTCTGTCCTTGAGAAGAAATATGTCGGAGAAGGAATTGCCTTTTCGGAATTACAGAGAATAACAAATCTCATGAATACTATGCTTGCCAATTCCGAAGGCATTTATTCAATAGATTTATACGCAAGTAATTTGGATCGGCTGGTACCATTTGATGATACAAAATTGTTTGACCACATTGATAGGAAATGGATCGAACAGGCCGATGAGGCAGGGGGAAAATTGGTATGGATAGGGGAAGATCCGCAAAATCCCAATTATTTTTTGCTCATCAGGAGGGTAAATCTCATGGAACGGAGATTTGCCAATGGTGGGTACCTATTGATTCGTATCAATAGTCGTTATTTACAGGTCGCAGATCAAAATATGCAAGAACAATATTCGATCTTGCTCGATAAGGAATTGAATCCTATTTTTACGAATTACCCGGGGGAAATAACCCCCGATTCGTTAAAAAACCAATCAACGATCATGATCCATCAAAAAGAATATATCGTAACCAAACAGATGTCGGACGAGACGGG
The DNA window shown above is from Thermicanus aegyptius DSM 12793 and carries:
- a CDS encoding sulfite exporter TauE/SafE family protein; this encodes MEAGTISLLLVIGLIAGTYGTIVGAGGGFIFVPALLLLFHYDPPVAAGTGLVVVLINALSGMIGYIRQKRVDYRFGVILSLAAIPGTFLGVWLSRAVTGHAFFLTFAIMLIGLGIFLLVKKEPKSKGEQVTEGSFGEEAFPSGLREEVAATRSEGTRTYDSADAGEGEIPADLFLQNREKLPSGTSWWKGSFRRTEWGLLGTGFILGIISSFFGIGGGWLMVPILIYLFRLSPHVATATSVFSLSIYSLVGVLTHGVEGNIDWMTVLWGGIGVIGGSQFGVYLSRKLSGRLIIQMLALLLVFIGATMIR
- the xylB gene encoding xylulokinase, with the protein product MKYVIGVDLGTSSVKVLLIDQKGSVIREVSKSYPLIQEKSGYSEQDPEEWVEKTTEALAELASNFQGDISDIEGISFSGQMHGLVILDQERQLLRNAILWNDTRTTEQCRQIDEIVGKEKLLEITKNAALEGFTLPKILWVKQYEPDIFNKIHVFMLPKDYLRFRMTGQIHMDYSDAAGTLLLDIAKKEWSKDICEWLGIDPSICPPLVESSDFVGTITKEFAEKTGLSEKTKVFAGGADNACGAIGAGILSPGKTLCSIGTSGVVLSYEETKDRDFKGKVHYFNHGKENAYYTMGVTLAAGYSLSWFKEIVADDESFNDFLSGIEEVPAGSNGLLFTPYIVGERTPYPDANIRGSFIGIDSKHTRAHFVRAVIEGITFSLNESMEIFREAGKEINMIVSIGGGAKNETWLQIQADIFNAKIVKLSSEQGPGMGAAMLAAYGCGWFDSLDACAEEFLDVVKVYEPIPENVAVYRELFAIYREVYKNTKRLSEKLGPFRA
- the xylA gene encoding xylose isomerase, which translates into the protein MAYFENVSKIQYEGPTSKNPLAFKFYNSEEKIGDRTMEEWLRFSVAYWHTFTFEGTDPFGHGNMIRPWSHLKGMDLAKARVEAAFEFFEKLGIPFFCFHDVDIAPEGSTLRETYKNLDEIVDMIEEYMKTSKTRLLWNTANLFSHPRFVHGAATSCNAEVFAYSAAKVKKGLEIAKRLGAQNYVFWGGREGYESLLNTDMELEQDNLARFFRMAVDYAKEIGFEGQFLIEPKPKEPTKHQYDFDVATGIAFLKKYGLDRYFKFNIEANHATLAGHTFEHELRVARIHRMLGSVDANQGDPLLGWDTDEFPTDLYSTTFAMYEIIKNGGLGKGGLNFDAKVRRGSFEPEDLFRAHISGMDSFAVGLKVAYKLIEDRVLDDFVASRYRSYTEGIGKEIVEGKANFKTLEAHVLDLNEIKNESGRVEELRALINQYLLTAFVN
- a CDS encoding glycoside hydrolase family 43 protein, which gives rise to MVKIKNPILAGFNPDPSICRAGEDYYIAVSTFEWFPGVGIYHSKDLKNWRLVSRPLNRLSQLNMLGNPDSGGIWAPDLSYHDGKFWLIYTDIKVTEGQWKDGHNYLVTCDTMDGEWSDPIYLNSSGFDPSLFHDEDGRKYLVNMVWDHRVGHHHFYGIVLQEYSVEEKKLVGPQKIIFKGTDVKLTEGPHIYKINGYYYLLTAEGGTRYEHQATLARSKDIWGPYEVHPDNPLITSYPYPRNPLQKAGHASIVHTHTDEWFLAHLTGRPLPKEGQPLLDPRGFCPLGRETAIQRLEWRDGWPYVVGGNQPSLEVEGPHVEEVTWERDYPEKDDFDSEKLNLHFQTLRIPLDNGIMSLTDHPGHLRLYGRESLTSKFTQAFVARRWQHFNFTAETKMAFRPDTFQQSAGLVNYYNTQNWTTLQMTWNEEKGRILELMACDHFTIDQPLKGKEIVIPDDVEYVYLRVEVKTNTYQYSYSFDGQDWMEIPVTFYSYKLSDDYIRGGGFFTGAFVGMHCQDTSGQRKYADFDYFIYRANE
- a CDS encoding LysR family transcriptional regulator, coding for MNTESYRLFCLAYEEGSFSQAARLMYLSQPSVTRHIRLLEEEYGTLLFERSGGKLKATEAGRRLYPYAKGIVDHYDRSLEEIKGFVKNKELHIALGATFTIGEYWLPPLLGEYRKRHPEVNLRLEIGNTPLVLEKLRNFTIDMALIEGKVEEDPLYRLEKFAEDELILVCSAHHPWADLGKISISDLSRERFIFREPSSGTRMIVEDALSKAGVLGYLDRGMELGSTQAIKGAVEANLGVSILPRMAVKRELVSGTLKEVILQGMAITRDLWLVQMKHRFRSEASDHFFQFIRERKV